A DNA window from Pseudodesulfovibrio thermohalotolerans contains the following coding sequences:
- a CDS encoding HAD-IIA family hydrolase: MKNNFSKYSTYIFDLDGCIHFGETVAPGASELVSLLKNQGKRIAFLSNNSTHSPRSMQDKLRGMGISVKREQIFLASTITGIHLLQRFGGTSVCVAGTKSLVREIESFGHTCIPIHSENACTIMLLGRDTAFSMDTLRHCARHVQQGAEFYSTNMDLYHPRDDGMREPETGSLAAAVEAVTGRKPQAVTKPEGYAFQHILDTLGVTPSECLMVGDTPATDIAGAIAAGIDACWLTNNATQYPDNLKEPRLVLPSTYALYQTVAQSHHQPL; encoded by the coding sequence ATGAAAAATAATTTTTCAAAATATTCAACATATATATTCGATCTCGACGGGTGCATTCATTTCGGAGAAACCGTTGCCCCCGGTGCTTCCGAGCTTGTATCGTTGCTGAAGAACCAGGGAAAACGCATCGCCTTTTTGAGCAACAACTCCACTCATTCTCCGCGCTCCATGCAGGACAAACTGCGGGGAATGGGGATTAGCGTAAAGCGCGAACAGATTTTCCTGGCGTCCACCATAACGGGAATCCACCTGCTGCAACGTTTTGGCGGGACGAGCGTGTGCGTGGCGGGAACAAAAAGTCTCGTGCGCGAAATTGAATCGTTCGGCCACACCTGCATTCCGATTCACAGTGAGAACGCGTGCACCATCATGCTGCTCGGACGCGACACGGCCTTTTCCATGGACACCCTGCGCCACTGCGCCAGACACGTGCAGCAAGGGGCGGAATTCTACAGCACCAATATGGATCTTTATCATCCGAGAGACGACGGGATGCGCGAACCGGAAACCGGATCGCTGGCCGCCGCCGTCGAAGCTGTGACCGGGCGGAAGCCCCAGGCCGTCACCAAGCCGGAAGGCTATGCCTTTCAGCACATCCTCGACACGCTCGGAGTCACGCCTTCGGAATGCCTCATGGTCGGGGACACGCCCGCCACGGACATTGCCGGGGCCATCGCCGCAGGCATCGACGCCTGCTGGCTGACCAACAATGCGACGCAATACCCGGACAATCTGAAGGAGCCCCGCCTTGTGCTTCCTTCAACATACGCCCTGTATCAGACGGTTGCCCAATCCCATCATCAACCTTTGTAG
- a CDS encoding glycerol-3-phosphate responsive antiterminator: MKFKTFTKRPIIAAVRTEKEFQLALKSEVSTIFMMGGTVSLVRDLARQAYEADKHIFFHAELVKGLGRDQEGIAFLVEQGPLNGIVSTKPHLLAAARDLGVTTILQIFLIDTQALHTGIRNIESVKPDAVELMPGLVPSIAGQFKALLNVPLFAAGLIRHEHEVRSMLDAGVDALAMSEQRLWNFRNEK, encoded by the coding sequence TTGAAATTCAAGACATTTACCAAGCGGCCGATCATCGCCGCGGTACGGACGGAAAAAGAATTTCAGCTCGCGCTGAAAAGTGAAGTCTCCACCATTTTCATGATGGGAGGCACCGTCTCCCTTGTACGGGACCTGGCCCGTCAGGCCTATGAGGCGGACAAGCACATTTTCTTCCACGCCGAACTGGTGAAAGGACTGGGGCGCGATCAGGAAGGGATAGCGTTTCTGGTGGAGCAAGGTCCTTTGAACGGCATTGTCTCAACCAAGCCCCACCTTCTCGCGGCGGCAAGGGACCTCGGGGTGACCACCATATTGCAGATTTTCCTCATCGACACCCAAGCTCTGCACACCGGCATTCGAAACATAGAATCCGTCAAGCCGGACGCGGTTGAACTCATGCCCGGCCTGGTCCCCTCCATTGCAGGACAATTCAAGGCGTTGCTAAACGTCCCCCTGTTCGCCGCAGGACTCATCAGGCACGAACACGAGGTTCGGTCCATGCTGGATGCGGGGGTGGACGCACTGGCCATGAGCGAACAACGCCTCTGGAATTTCCGCAATGAAAAATAA
- a CDS encoding ABC transporter substrate-binding protein: MKRFVLIAACLVTCLLAQNAFAKTTITLEYPYAFMFSEVHNRIIEAFEAKNPDIHVEIRSTYDSYEDATQNVLRQAMTGNTPDITFQGLNRFRIFVDRGIAQPLGRFIKQEKDISAEGFHEGMINSGRFKNDIYALPFAISLPIAYYNMDLARKAGYTEETLPKTWDEVIAYAAKVDALGDEVDGMFFDYGITGNWLFQALVFSQGGAMLTPDEKKVAFDGPEGKWAMNTFRDMITKGKQPNSSRKASKTNFVTGKTGCYFTSTSTLAAFNKSIGGLFELKTVPFPSVKPGGTLPAGGNGVLMLTKDKEKQEAAWRVIKFWCGPEGAEIVARYTGYMPANQLAVKNLKEFYEKNPNNLTAVKSLPLMTGWYAFPGANGLKITDVIYEGMESLATGKTTDADGVLKDVAHKVQALLPR; the protein is encoded by the coding sequence ATGAAAAGATTTGTACTCATTGCGGCATGTCTCGTGACCTGCCTCCTGGCCCAAAACGCGTTCGCCAAAACCACCATTACCCTGGAATACCCCTACGCTTTCATGTTTAGCGAGGTGCACAACCGCATCATCGAAGCGTTCGAGGCGAAAAATCCGGATATCCACGTGGAAATCCGTTCGACTTACGACAGCTATGAAGATGCGACCCAGAACGTGTTGCGCCAGGCCATGACCGGCAACACGCCGGACATCACCTTCCAGGGCCTCAACCGTTTCCGCATTTTCGTGGACCGTGGGATCGCCCAGCCCCTGGGACGATTCATCAAGCAGGAAAAAGATATCAGCGCCGAAGGCTTCCACGAAGGCATGATTAATTCGGGCCGGTTCAAAAACGATATCTACGCCCTGCCCTTCGCCATCTCTCTGCCCATCGCCTATTACAACATGGATCTGGCCAGAAAGGCCGGCTACACGGAAGAAACTCTTCCCAAGACCTGGGACGAGGTCATCGCTTACGCCGCCAAGGTGGACGCCCTCGGCGACGAAGTGGACGGCATGTTTTTCGATTACGGTATCACCGGAAACTGGCTTTTCCAGGCCCTTGTCTTCTCCCAGGGCGGCGCCATGCTGACTCCCGACGAGAAAAAAGTCGCCTTTGACGGCCCGGAAGGTAAATGGGCCATGAACACCTTCCGCGACATGATTACCAAGGGCAAGCAGCCCAACAGCAGCCGCAAGGCTTCCAAGACGAACTTCGTCACCGGCAAAACAGGTTGCTACTTCACCTCCACCTCTACCTTGGCCGCTTTCAACAAGAGCATCGGCGGCCTGTTCGAATTGAAAACCGTTCCTTTCCCGAGCGTCAAACCCGGCGGAACCCTGCCCGCAGGCGGAAACGGCGTCCTCATGCTCACCAAGGACAAAGAGAAGCAGGAAGCGGCTTGGCGCGTCATCAAGTTCTGGTGCGGTCCCGAAGGCGCGGAAATCGTCGCTCGCTACACCGGCTACATGCCCGCCAACCAACTGGCTGTAAAAAACCTCAAGGAATTCTACGAAAAGAATCCGAACAACCTTACCGCCGTCAAAAGCCTGCCCCTTATGACCGGCTGGTATGCCTTCCCTGGTGCAAACGGTCTGAAGATCACCGATGTGATCTATGAAGGCATGGAGAGCCTGGCCACCGGGAAGACCACCGACGCCGATGGTGTTCTCAAGGACGTCGCGCACAAAGTGCAGGCCCTCCTTCCCCGCTAA